Proteins from a single region of Punica granatum isolate Tunisia-2019 chromosome 8, ASM765513v2, whole genome shotgun sequence:
- the LOC116188975 gene encoding uncharacterized protein LOC116188975 isoform X2, whose product MLKLDIYQEFMGCKGRSVLNPPLISLNSDFPGRRWLKHRVSGRDMVQEIELVDGRGHPGQKTWILKFEGIDTVDQAKQLIGSTLLVAKRDRPELDEGEFYTHDLVGMRVIHKETAEVVGTVVSVYDSGANDLLHVQLDSSARTLDGSGKSKEEENGAPDRLIWVPFVEAIVPDIDVQRKEMFITPPKGLLELNLRSDTISKKERRQLEWKERKRFQKRLIAAKKKLCELEQQHVFHGFRYGEKAQGRLLADQIVGINSKLLQQALQNIQMSSEINNVAKFLGGTKSKVPATTVEKLSANSSFHENGNRLIFEGKLAILLVVNDSDRLDISNSDSFPEFLVQVEDRGSVPMILISPSHQITPLERLFLENDYFAFDSKKVWFLEEEMLPVVSISTEEPKKHKILMKSPWEMLQSPVGPGGIVSSLSSQHMPEILTELGVEYLWVCSTDRVLQGAPELLLGFTKSKEAEVGIQVSEDTKQPEQSVDMILSLSFLNKLVNQIDKLQYFAIPKASSHVEFIEKQWVDVVPSSPNSYEIRGSLYSCLNFCSSDKVCLLEIND is encoded by the exons ATGTTGAAATTGGATATATATCAAGAGTTCATGGGCTGCAAGGGGAGATCTGTGTTAAACCCACCACTGATTTCCCTGAACTCCGATTTT CCTGGAAGAAGATGGTTAAAGCATCGAGTATCAGGTAGAGACATGGTGCAAGAAATCGAGCTAGTTGATGGAAGAGGACACCCTGGACAAAAGACTTGGATACTGAAATTTGAAGGAATTGACACAGTAGATCAG GCCAAACAACTTATTGGTTCAACATTACTTGTTGCGAAGAGAGACAGACCAGAGTTAGATGAAGGGGAATTTTATACACATGATCTTGTTGGCATGAGAGTTATTCATAAG GAAACTGCTGAAGTAGTAGGAACTGTGGTGAGTGTTTACGACAGTGGAGCCAACGATCTTTTGCATGTTCAGCTAGACTCATCTGCGCGTACTCTAGATGGTAGTGGAAAGTcaaaggaagaagagaatGGTGCTCCTGATCGTCTAATATGGGTGCCATTTGTCGAAGCAATTGTTCCAGACATTGATGTACAGAGGAAAGAGATGTTTATTACACCTCCAAAGGGACTCCTCGAGTTAAATTTGCGGTCGGACACAATCTCAAAGAAAGAGAGGCGACAGCTT GAatggaaagaaaggaaaaggttCCAAAAACGCCTAATAGCAGCAAAAAAGAAGCTCTGTGAATTGGAGCAACAGCACGTATTTCATGGGTTTAGATATGGAGAAAAAGCCCAAGGGAGGTTACTCGCAGATCAGATTGTCGGCATAAACTCTAAATTGCTTCAACAGGCTTTGCAAAATATCCAGATGTCCTCTGAAAT AAATAATGTAGCTAAGTTCCTTGGTGGTACAAAGTCCAAGGTACCTGCCACAACTGTAGAGAAGCTCAGCGCAAACTCTTCTTTTCATGAAAATGGGAACCGCCTCATTTTTGAAGGCAAATTGGCCATTCTGTTGGTCGTAAATGACAGTGACAGGCTGGATATCTCCAATTCAGATAGTTTTCCAGAGTTCCTCGTTCAG GTGGAAGATCGTGGATCTGTGCCAATGATATTGATTTCCCCATCCCATCAAATCACCCCTTTGGAAAGGTTGTTCTTAGAAAATGACTATTTCGCATTTGACTCAAAGAAG GTCTGGTTTTTGGAAGAAGAGATGCTACCAGTTGTCAGCATTTCAACAGAAGAACCAAAAAAGCATAAGATTCTGATGAAATCTCCTTGGGAGATGCTACAATCACCAGTTGGACCTGGAGGAATAGTAAGCTCGTTATCATCACAGCATATGCCCGAGATTCTTACTGAACTCGGTGTGGAGTATCTATGG GTATGCAGCACCGATCGAGTTTTACAAGGTGCACCAGAGCTGCTTCTTGGGTTCACTAAATCGAAGGAAGCAGAAGTGGGCATTCAGGTCTCAGAAGATACTAAACAGCCTGAGCAAAGTGTCGACATGATATTGTCCTTGAGCTTTCTGAACAAACTGGTGAATCAGATAGACAAGCTTCAGTACTTTGCCATTCCGAAGGCAAGCTCACAtgtggagttcattgagaagCAGTGGGTGGATGTGGTCCCGTCCTCTCCAAACTCGTATGAGATTCGTGGCTCACTCTATAGTTGCTTAAATTTTTGTTCCTCAGACAAGGTTTGTTTACTGGAGATCAATGACTAA
- the LOC116188975 gene encoding uncharacterized protein LOC116188975 isoform X1, translated as MMQRSSVLCCSNPLPSSPYPLTFVRRFATGCRSRLPPLVSASSPLWLRVTRLQNRRIAISSLQSNAAQEIIETSLTESGYVEIGYISRVHGLQGEICVKPTTDFPELRFCKPGRRWLKHRVSGRDMVQEIELVDGRGHPGQKTWILKFEGIDTVDQAKQLIGSTLLVAKRDRPELDEGEFYTHDLVGMRVIHKETAEVVGTVVSVYDSGANDLLHVQLDSSARTLDGSGKSKEEENGAPDRLIWVPFVEAIVPDIDVQRKEMFITPPKGLLELNLRSDTISKKERRQLEWKERKRFQKRLIAAKKKLCELEQQHVFHGFRYGEKAQGRLLADQIVGINSKLLQQALQNIQMSSEINNVAKFLGGTKSKVPATTVEKLSANSSFHENGNRLIFEGKLAILLVVNDSDRLDISNSDSFPEFLVQVEDRGSVPMILISPSHQITPLERLFLENDYFAFDSKKVWFLEEEMLPVVSISTEEPKKHKILMKSPWEMLQSPVGPGGIVSSLSSQHMPEILTELGVEYLWVCSTDRVLQGAPELLLGFTKSKEAEVGIQVSEDTKQPEQSVDMILSLSFLNKLVNQIDKLQYFAIPKASSHVEFIEKQWVDVVPSSPNSYEIRGSLYSCLNFCSSDKVCLLEIND; from the exons ATGATGCAGAGAAGTTCAGTCCTTTGCTGCTCCAATCCCTTGCCTTCTTCGCCGTACCCTCTAACCTTCGTTCGGCGGTTCGCTACCGGCTGCCGGAGCCGGCTTCCTCCCCTGGTCTCAGCTTCCTCGCCGTTGTGGTTGCGTGTCACGCGCTTgcagaatcgtagaatcgccATCTCTTCCCTGCAGAGCAACG CTGCTCAAGAGATCATTGAAACCAGTCTGACAGAATCTGGATATGTTGAAATTGGATATATATCAAGAGTTCATGGGCTGCAAGGGGAGATCTGTGTTAAACCCACCACTGATTTCCCTGAACTCCGATTTTGTAAG CCTGGAAGAAGATGGTTAAAGCATCGAGTATCAGGTAGAGACATGGTGCAAGAAATCGAGCTAGTTGATGGAAGAGGACACCCTGGACAAAAGACTTGGATACTGAAATTTGAAGGAATTGACACAGTAGATCAG GCCAAACAACTTATTGGTTCAACATTACTTGTTGCGAAGAGAGACAGACCAGAGTTAGATGAAGGGGAATTTTATACACATGATCTTGTTGGCATGAGAGTTATTCATAAG GAAACTGCTGAAGTAGTAGGAACTGTGGTGAGTGTTTACGACAGTGGAGCCAACGATCTTTTGCATGTTCAGCTAGACTCATCTGCGCGTACTCTAGATGGTAGTGGAAAGTcaaaggaagaagagaatGGTGCTCCTGATCGTCTAATATGGGTGCCATTTGTCGAAGCAATTGTTCCAGACATTGATGTACAGAGGAAAGAGATGTTTATTACACCTCCAAAGGGACTCCTCGAGTTAAATTTGCGGTCGGACACAATCTCAAAGAAAGAGAGGCGACAGCTT GAatggaaagaaaggaaaaggttCCAAAAACGCCTAATAGCAGCAAAAAAGAAGCTCTGTGAATTGGAGCAACAGCACGTATTTCATGGGTTTAGATATGGAGAAAAAGCCCAAGGGAGGTTACTCGCAGATCAGATTGTCGGCATAAACTCTAAATTGCTTCAACAGGCTTTGCAAAATATCCAGATGTCCTCTGAAAT AAATAATGTAGCTAAGTTCCTTGGTGGTACAAAGTCCAAGGTACCTGCCACAACTGTAGAGAAGCTCAGCGCAAACTCTTCTTTTCATGAAAATGGGAACCGCCTCATTTTTGAAGGCAAATTGGCCATTCTGTTGGTCGTAAATGACAGTGACAGGCTGGATATCTCCAATTCAGATAGTTTTCCAGAGTTCCTCGTTCAG GTGGAAGATCGTGGATCTGTGCCAATGATATTGATTTCCCCATCCCATCAAATCACCCCTTTGGAAAGGTTGTTCTTAGAAAATGACTATTTCGCATTTGACTCAAAGAAG GTCTGGTTTTTGGAAGAAGAGATGCTACCAGTTGTCAGCATTTCAACAGAAGAACCAAAAAAGCATAAGATTCTGATGAAATCTCCTTGGGAGATGCTACAATCACCAGTTGGACCTGGAGGAATAGTAAGCTCGTTATCATCACAGCATATGCCCGAGATTCTTACTGAACTCGGTGTGGAGTATCTATGG GTATGCAGCACCGATCGAGTTTTACAAGGTGCACCAGAGCTGCTTCTTGGGTTCACTAAATCGAAGGAAGCAGAAGTGGGCATTCAGGTCTCAGAAGATACTAAACAGCCTGAGCAAAGTGTCGACATGATATTGTCCTTGAGCTTTCTGAACAAACTGGTGAATCAGATAGACAAGCTTCAGTACTTTGCCATTCCGAAGGCAAGCTCACAtgtggagttcattgagaagCAGTGGGTGGATGTGGTCCCGTCCTCTCCAAACTCGTATGAGATTCGTGGCTCACTCTATAGTTGCTTAAATTTTTGTTCCTCAGACAAGGTTTGTTTACTGGAGATCAATGACTAA